A region from the Gavia stellata isolate bGavSte3 chromosome 12, bGavSte3.hap2, whole genome shotgun sequence genome encodes:
- the CHDH gene encoding choline dehydrogenase, mitochondrial, with translation MSYLMKGVKCCSPVNQMHKVTGTLFKAHKLKHILGISEHQFKISRTSSQLSSEKANSYNYVIVGAGSAGCVLANRLTEDPLSTVLLLEAGPKDTLLGSKRLMWKIHMPAALTYNLCDEKYNWYYHTTSQKHMDNRIMYWPRGRVWGGSSSLNAMVYIRGHAEDYNRWSREGAIGWDYEHCLPYFKKAQTHELGPDQYRGGHGPLYVSRGKTNHPLHHAFLEATQQAGYPFTDDMNGCQQEGFGWMDMTIHQGQRWSTASAYLRPAISRPNLSVAEKTLVTKILFQGTKSIGVEYVKNGQRKKAFASKEVILSGGAINSPQLLMLSGIGNADDLKKLGIPVVCHLPGVGQNLQDHLEVYVQQKCTKPITLYNAQKPVNMVRIGLEWLWKFTGEGATAHLESGGFIRSEPGVPHPDIQFHFLPSQVIDHGRVASTMEAYQVHVGPMRSTSVGWLKLKSTDPNDHPIIEPNYMSTERDIWEFRQCVKLTREIFAQKAFEKFRGPEIQPGNHVQSDKEIDAFVRQKADSAYHPSCTCKMGQLSDSTAVVDPQTKVIGVENLRVVDASIMPSVVSGNLNAPTIMIAEKAADIIKGLPSLQEKNVPVYKPKTLETQR, from the exons ATGTCATACTTAATGAAAGGAGTGAAATGTTGCAGTCCTGTGAATCAGATGCACAAAGTAACAGGAACTCTGTTTAAAGCACACAAATTAAAGCACATATTGGGCATCAGTGAACATCAATTCAAAATTTCACGTACATCATCTCAACTTAGTTCTGAAAAGGCAAACTCTTATAATTATGTCATTGTTGGAGCTGGATCAGCAGGGTGTGTATTAGCCAACAGGTTGACTGAAGACCCTCTCAGTACTGTCCTACTTTTGGAAGCAGGTCCTAAAGATACCCTTCTAGGTAGTAAAAGACTGATGTGGAAGATTCATATGCCTGCTGCATTAACATACAACCTCTGTGATGAGAAATATAACTGGTATTACCACACAACATCACAAAAACATATGGATAACCGAATTATGTACTGGCCCCGTGGAAGAGTGTGGGGTGGCTCCTCTTCTCTCAATGCTATGGTATACATTCGTGGGCATGCAGAAGATTATAATCgatggagcagggaaggggctATAGGATGGGACTATGAACATTGCTTGCCCTATTTTAAGAAGGCACAGACACATGAACTGGGGCCAGATCAGTACAGAGGTGGACATGGACCCCTGTATGTGtcaagagggaaaacaaaccatccTCTTCATCATGCATTCCTAGAGGCAACCCAGCAAGCTGGGTATCCCTTCACGGATGATATGAATGGCTGTCAGCAAGAAGGATTTGGCTGGATGGATATGACTATACACCAAG GTCAAAGATGGAGCACAGCTAGTGCTTACCTTCGCCCAGCCATATCACGCCCAAATTTGTCAGTTGCAGAGAAGACACTCGTAACAAAAATCTTGTTTCAAGGAACAAAATCCATTGGTGTTGAGTATGTGAAAAATGGGCAAAGGAAAAAG GCTTTTGCCAgtaaagaagttattttaagtGGAGGTGCCATAAATTCTCCACAGCTGCTTATGTTGTCTGGGATTGGCAATGCAGATGATCTAAAAAAACTGGGGATCCCTGTTGTTTGCCATCTTCCTg GAGTAGGCCAGAACCTTCAAGATCATTTAGAAGTGTACGTCCAGCAAAAGTGCACCAAACCTATTACTCTATATAACGCACAAAAGCCAGTTAACATGGTGAGGATTGGTTTAGAATGGCTTTGGAAGTTTACAG GTGAGGGAGCCACTGCCCACTTAGAATCTGGTGGTTTTATCCGAAGTGAACCAGGGGTTCCTCACCCCGACATTCAGTTCCACTTCCTCCCTTCTCAGGTGATTGATCATGGTCGGGTTGCTTCCACAATGGAAGCTTACCAG GTCCACGTGGGACCCATGAGGAGCACAAGCGTGGGCTGGCTAAAGCTGAAGAGTACAGACCCAAACGACCATCCTATCATTGAGCCTAACTACATGTCAACAG AAAGAGATATTTGGGAATTCCGCCAGTGTGTCAAGTTGACCAGAGAGATCTTTGCtcagaaagcttttgaaaaatttcGCGGGCCTGAAATTCAACCAGGAAACCATGTTCAGTCTGACAAAGAAATAGATGCTTTCGTAAGGCAGAAGGCTGATAGTGCTTATCATCCTTCCTGCACCTGTAAAATGGGTCAGCTTTCAGATAGCACTGCTGTAGTTGATCCCCAAACAAAAGTAATTGGTGTTGAAAACTTGAGAGTAGTAGATGCTTCAATAATGCCCAGTGTTGTCAGTGGGAATTTGAATGCCCCAACCATTATGATAGCAGAGAAAGCTGCAGATATAATTAAGGGCCTCCCATcgcttcaggaaaaaaatgttcctgtATATAAGCCCAAGACCTTGGAAACACAGAGATAA